The following are encoded in a window of Castanea sativa cultivar Marrone di Chiusa Pesio chromosome 9, ASM4071231v1 genomic DNA:
- the LOC142609097 gene encoding uncharacterized protein LOC142609097 has translation MELPIGPPQLCLILKMEYSLKTQKKQGSKGTTIRTPTRETPFKLTYESDAMIPAEVGLTSYRVAHYEEEENEKQLRLNLDLIDEVRMDVEKRVACYKNLMTKYHDALVKLRQFNIGDLVLKRVSFAIKDPAHGKLRPNWEGPYRVINSKRRGSYYLEALDGRKLEHPWNVEHLWKYYQ, from the exons ATGGAGTTGCCAATTGGACCACCCCAATTGTGTCTTATCTTAAAGATGGAATACTCCCTGAAGACACAGAAGAAGCAAGGAAGCAAAGG GACGACAATAAGGACTCCTACTAGAGAAACCCCCTTTAAGCTAACCTATGAAAGTGATGCAATGATACCAGCGGAAGTTGGATTAACAAGCTACAGGGTGGCCCATTATGAGGAGGAGGAAAATGAGAAACAACTCCGTCTAAacctcgatctcattgatgAGGTGAGGATGGACGTTGAAAAGAGGGTGGCATGTTATAAGAACCTGATGACTAAGTACCATGATGCGTTAGTAAAATTGAGACAATTCAATATTGGGGACCTCGTCCTAAAAAGGGTATCCTTTGCCATTAAGGACCCTGCTCATGGAAAGTTgagacctaattgggaaggaccatatagAGTTATCAATTCCAAAAGGCGAGGTTCATACTACTTGGAGGCCCTAGATGGACGAAAGCTGGAACACCCGTGGAATGTGGAACATTTGTGGAAGTACTACCAGTGA
- the LOC142609098 gene encoding uncharacterized protein LOC142609098, with amino-acid sequence MTCEPIFRLLKKEVPIVWNEQCQEAFEKIKSYLMKPPILVPPAPEKPLLLYLTSIDTAIGALLARYLERLGRRMQFTTSARRCSLMKKKFDIKYVTQEFVKGRAIADHLAHCSPEEAEEIQGDFPDADIMGVEVESWKMYFDGATNQNGSGIEVLLISPKETHIPFSGRLNFPTTNNATEYEACIMGRHATLGQGVKELEVYGDLALIISQIQNKWKIKEERLVPYHECLQK; translated from the exons ATGACGTGTGAACCAATCTTCAGACTGCTTAAGAAGGAAGTCCCTATAGTGTGGAATGAACAATGTCAAGAAGCCTTTGAGAAGATCAAGAGTTATCTGATGAAACCACCAATACTTGTCCCACCAGCACCAGAAAagccattgttgttgtatctcacCTCTATAGATACAGCAATCGGGGCTCTACTTGCTCGATACCTAGAGAGACTAGGAAGGAGAATGCAATTTACTACATCAGCAAGAAGATGTTCCCTTATGAAGAAAA aatttgatattaagtatgtgaCTCAGGAATTTGTGAAGGGGAGAGCAATTGCCGATCACTTAGCCCATTGTTCAccagaagaagctgaagagaTCCAAGGAGACTTTCCAGATGCAGATATCATGGGGGTTGAGGTagaatcatggaagatgtattttgatggagcaACAAATCAAAACGGAAGTGGAATTGAAGTTCTCCTAATTTCACCAAAAGAGACACACATTCCATTTTCTGGCAGACTTAACTTTCCTACCACTAACAATGCCACGGAATATGAAGCTTGCATTATGGGTCGACACGCAACCTTAGGCCAAGGAGTGAAGGAGTTGGAAGTATACGGAGACTTAGCTTTAATAATCTCTCAGATTCAAAACAaatggaagatcaaagaagaaagacttgtgccttatcatgaatgtcttcaGAAATAG
- the LOC142609099 gene encoding uncharacterized protein LOC142609099: MTSPWPFSTWGIDIIGKIHLTTSNGHEFILVAIDYFIKWVEAVSYKVLNSKKVAQFIQTNIIYRYGVPHEIISDNGTVLESEIPEADWLQSRYNQLCMLHEKRLKALYHIQGYQRRLRKAVDKKVRTRDLKLRDLVLKEIRALVQDANRKFKQNWAGPYIIKQIYSGGPVRLMDLDVNPFTEPTNMDQLKKYHV; this comes from the exons ATGACATCACCTTGGCCCTTTTCTACATGGGGAATAGACATTATTGGGAAGATTCACCTAACAACATCCAATGGCCATGAATTCATACTCGTAGCCATAGATTACTTCATTAAGTGGGTAGAAGCTGTCTCCTACAAAGTTCTGAATTCAAAGAAAGTTGCTCAATTCATTCAGACCAACATCATCTATAGATATGGGGTGCCACATGAGATTATCTCTGACAATGG GACAGTATTGGAAAGTGAAATCCCTGAAGCGGATTGGTTGCAAAGTAGATACAATCAATTATGCATGCTACATGAGAAGAGACTCAAAGCCTTGTATCACATTCAGGGATATCAACGGAGACTTAGAAAAGCTGTTGATAAGAAAGTAAGAACCAGAGATTTGAAGTTGAGAGATTTAGTGTTGAAAGAAATCCGAGCCCTAGTTCAAGATGCAAACAGGAAGTTCAAGCAGAATTGGGCAGGCCCATACATTATCAAGCAGATATACTCTGGAGGACCCGTAAGGTTGATGGACTTAGATGTAAACCCTTTCACTGAGCCAACCAACATGGATCAATTGAAGAAGTACCATGTCTGA